The Claveliimonas bilis genome window below encodes:
- a CDS encoding TIR domain-containing protein, whose protein sequence is MKRYHIFISHAWRYSSHYYKVVDWLNEAQEDGLLTWSNYSVPVHDPLVDPNSAVGKKKLQGEIDNQIAPASIVLVLSGMYAAHSDWIEYEILKSVDYGKYIVGVKPWGQERTPKIVSDYADIMIGWNKNSIINAVLNS, encoded by the coding sequence ATGAAACGTTATCATATTTTTATTAGTCACGCATGGCGATACTCTTCCCACTACTACAAAGTAGTAGATTGGCTTAATGAAGCCCAAGAAGATGGTCTGCTTACCTGGAGTAATTATTCCGTTCCCGTACACGACCCTTTAGTGGATCCAAATTCGGCAGTTGGAAAGAAAAAATTACAAGGTGAAATAGATAATCAAATTGCCCCTGCCTCTATTGTTCTTGTCCTCTCTGGAATGTATGCAGCGCATAGTGATTGGATAGAATATGAAATCCTAAAATCGGTCGATTATGGAAAGTATATCGTCGGGGTAAAACCCTGGGGACAAGAGCGTACTCCTAAAATAGTATCTGATTATGCTGATATTATGATAGGATGGAATAAAAATTCTATAATAAATGCAGTTCTAAATTCCTAA
- a CDS encoding PGDYG domain-containing protein produces the protein MSKVTLKFQKKPVIVEAYQTDVEIIISTLEGDMKASPGDWIITGVDGEQYPCKPDIFERTYQRVN, from the coding sequence ATGAGTAAAGTTACATTGAAATTTCAAAAAAAGCCGGTTATTGTAGAAGCTTATCAGACAGATGTTGAAATTATAATTTCAACTTTAGAAGGAGATATGAAAGCTTCTCCGGGAGATTGGATTATAACCGGGGTTGATGGAGAGCAGTATCCATGCAAACCAGATATTTTTGAAAGAACATATCAGAGAGTTAATTAG
- a CDS encoding DUF4231 domain-containing protein, with product MDIKEYLEKRVDDQINWYDQKSKDAQKWYKRLQKAEIILASLIPLLSGYVASHKYIAFIVGLFGAIIAVIESISKLNKYHENWIQYRSTCEMLRYQKHLYLTGSAPYNNQDETIENIFVRNIENIISSENNQWKNINTIRENANDSEEAN from the coding sequence TTGGATATTAAAGAATATCTAGAAAAACGAGTCGATGACCAAATCAATTGGTACGATCAAAAATCAAAAGACGCACAAAAATGGTATAAGCGCTTGCAAAAAGCTGAAATTATACTTGCATCACTTATACCGCTACTATCAGGTTATGTAGCTTCTCACAAATATATAGCTTTCATTGTAGGTTTATTCGGTGCTATTATTGCAGTAATTGAATCAATATCCAAATTGAATAAGTATCACGAAAATTGGATTCAATACCGCTCTACATGCGAAATGTTAAGATATCAAAAACATTTATATCTTACTGGATCCGCCCCTTATAATAACCAAGATGAAACTATCGAAAACATTTTTGTCCGCAATATTGAAAACATAATTTCCTCTGAAAACAATCAGTGGAAAAATATCAATACTATTAGGGAAAATGCCAATGACAGTGAGGAAGCTAATTAA
- a CDS encoding PH domain-containing protein produces the protein MIDFTNSAYVKMKQVDPNTVLGDIQPILINGEQVIGAYKAMRDYCVFTNKRVIAVNVQGMTGKKKDFTSLPYSKVSAYSIETAGILDLDSELEMYFSGLGKVKFEFTGQSNIVQICQIISGYIL, from the coding sequence ATGATTGATTTTACAAACAGTGCTTATGTGAAAATGAAACAGGTAGATCCCAATACTGTTCTGGGAGACATCCAGCCAATCTTGATTAATGGTGAGCAGGTCATTGGAGCCTACAAGGCCATGAGAGATTACTGTGTATTTACAAACAAACGTGTCATTGCGGTAAATGTGCAGGGAATGACTGGAAAAAAGAAAGACTTTACTTCTCTTCCGTATTCAAAAGTCAGCGCTTATTCAATAGAGACTGCAGGCATTCTCGATCTGGACAGTGAGCTTGAAATGTACTTCAGTGGATTGGGGAAGGTAAAGTTTGAATTTACAGGCCAGAGCAATATCGTGCAGATCTGTCAAATTATCAGTGGATATATATTATAA
- a CDS encoding ImmA/IrrE family metallo-endopeptidase codes for MDFEVLLDDADAEGLEIKERPFRTYDGRIRGNNIYLRKDMDSTAKKCVLAEELGHHYTGIGNILDMSDTGNRKQERQARLWGYDKLIGLGRLISAYEHGCHDRFELAEYLEVTDEYLHECIECYRDKYGPCVTVGDYYIMFIPNLQVGKII; via the coding sequence ATGGATTTTGAGGTCTTATTAGATGATGCCGATGCCGAAGGTCTTGAGATAAAAGAGCGTCCGTTCAGAACATATGACGGACGGATACGCGGGAATAATATATATTTGCGAAAGGATATGGATTCTACAGCAAAGAAATGTGTCCTGGCTGAAGAACTTGGGCACCACTATACCGGTATTGGTAATATTTTGGACATGTCTGATACCGGAAACCGTAAGCAGGAACGACAGGCCAGATTATGGGGTTATGATAAGCTCATTGGTCTTGGGCGCTTAATCAGTGCATATGAACATGGATGTCACGACCGATTTGAGCTGGCGGAATATTTAGAAGTAACAGACGAATACCTACACGAATGTATCGAATGTTACAGAGACAAATATGGGCCATGCGTTACGGTAGGTGACTATTATATCATGTTTATCCCCAACCTACAGGTTGGCAAGATAATATAG
- a CDS encoding helix-turn-helix domain-containing protein, giving the protein MTFGEKLKIARTEAGLKQTELARQLNTTGNTISNWENNVSKPDLDTLSYICGILHVNASFFLQPTLPEDEVSITELKIIKKYRDLDAHGREMVDFTLEKEYERSKALEEQNGNNIVNMPSHLEVNAAHHTRGDFTNEERQEDEDMLD; this is encoded by the coding sequence ATGACATTTGGTGAAAAATTAAAAATAGCAAGAACTGAAGCTGGATTGAAACAAACGGAGCTGGCAAGGCAATTAAACACAACGGGAAATACTATTAGTAATTGGGAGAATAATGTAAGCAAACCAGATTTAGACACACTCTCATATATTTGCGGTATTCTTCATGTAAATGCTTCTTTCTTCCTACAACCAACCTTGCCAGAAGATGAGGTTTCTATAACAGAATTAAAAATCATAAAAAAGTACCGTGATCTTGACGCCCACGGCAGAGAAATGGTAGATTTCACCCTTGAAAAGGAATACGAACGTTCAAAGGCTTTGGAAGAGCAGAACGGAAACAACATTGTTAACATGCCATCTCATTTAGAAGTCAATGCGGCACATCACACCCGTGGTGACTTCACGAATGAAGAACGCCAGGAAGATGAGGATATGTTAGACTAA
- a CDS encoding helix-turn-helix domain-containing protein encodes MQTNLEIKKYLEENGITQAFISRKTGIEPSKLSLALNGERKLTFDEYSVICGVLGVNTDKFLKPRLPNEKGE; translated from the coding sequence TTGCAAACTAACTTGGAGATTAAAAAGTACCTTGAGGAAAATGGTATTACTCAAGCTTTTATTTCTAGAAAGACAGGTATTGAACCGTCTAAATTGAGTCTTGCTCTGAATGGCGAGAGAAAACTGACTTTTGACGAATATTCTGTAATTTGTGGTGTGCTTGGAGTAAATACTGATAAGTTTCTTAAACCTAGGTTACCAAACGAGAAAGGAGAGTGA
- a CDS encoding helix-turn-helix domain-containing protein, with amino-acid sequence MVVNDITQKIGKFLKDSNVNLSELSRKAGIPYNLLYASVWDKNRERDLRANELMSICVVFEINPMDFIDNSDSGEEG; translated from the coding sequence ATGGTTGTAAATGATATTACTCAAAAAATTGGGAAATTTCTAAAAGATTCAAATGTAAATTTATCAGAGCTGTCACGAAAGGCGGGGATTCCGTACAATTTGCTCTATGCAAGTGTATGGGATAAGAATCGGGAAAGAGACCTAAGGGCAAACGAGCTGATGAGCATTTGTGTAGTTTTCGAAATCAATCCTATGGATTTCATTGATAATTCAGACAGCGGAGAGGAGGGATAA
- a CDS encoding phage antirepressor KilAC domain-containing protein, with amino-acid sequence MNELIKVNYDTEQPTVSARGLHRALEIEKRFSAWFETNSQGFVEGEDFTSVLSGTVVNNGAHRELQDYALSVDMAKHICLMSRTEKGKQCRQYFIDLEKAWNTPEQIMARALRMADQTIESLKERCAFLGGQVEEQQQVIEELQPKATYYDLILQCPDLVSTTEIAKDYGMSAKKFNALLHDLKIQFKQSGVWFLYQKYAGFGYTKSKTHNYSDEDGIQHSRQHMYWTQKGRLFLYEHLKGMDIVPLIEQAA; translated from the coding sequence ATGAACGAATTAATCAAAGTCAACTATGACACAGAACAGCCGACAGTATCGGCAAGAGGATTACATAGGGCCCTGGAGATTGAAAAGCGCTTTAGTGCATGGTTTGAGACTAATAGTCAAGGCTTTGTTGAGGGGGAAGATTTTACAAGTGTACTTTCGGGTACGGTTGTAAATAACGGGGCACACAGAGAATTACAAGACTACGCATTATCTGTGGATATGGCAAAACATATCTGCCTTATGAGTCGGACAGAGAAAGGGAAACAGTGCCGCCAGTACTTCATTGATCTGGAGAAGGCCTGGAATACACCGGAGCAGATCATGGCAAGAGCATTAAGGATGGCAGATCAGACTATTGAAAGCCTTAAAGAAAGATGTGCATTTCTCGGTGGACAAGTAGAAGAGCAACAACAGGTTATTGAGGAACTTCAGCCGAAAGCCACATATTATGATCTCATACTCCAGTGTCCTGATTTGGTTTCCACAACAGAAATTGCAAAGGACTATGGAATGAGTGCCAAGAAGTTCAACGCTCTTCTGCATGACCTGAAAATCCAGTTTAAGCAGTCCGGAGTATGGTTTTTGTATCAGAAGTATGCGGGCTTTGGCTACACGAAGAGCAAAACTCATAACTATTCCGACGAAGACGGTATACAGCACTCCAGGCAACATATGTACTGGACGCAGAAGGGACGGCTTTTCCTTTACGAGCATCTGAAGGGAATGGATATTGTACCCTTGATTGAACAGGCGGCGTAG
- a CDS encoding DUF1071 domain-containing protein, producing MLKSYEELRNIDVKRFCKKRDGLDYLPWAMCVKLLHDNGAEVVRWEPIPDPSTGSSLIMSNQTFTDSKGNTNRCYETRIRVTIDDKEYEMQTPVMNGANPVKDNSMSQQRVWNSMCRAFVKCVALNTGLGFDLWLKEEDGENPDIPRNLDMPASEPKIKSLKNKCASYDVNLEEWLNKRNWKIETLTEGQAAWMLSVLQKQLGDE from the coding sequence ATGTTAAAAAGTTACGAAGAGCTTAGAAATATAGATGTGAAAAGGTTCTGCAAGAAACGTGATGGGCTAGATTATCTTCCGTGGGCTATGTGTGTAAAGCTTTTGCATGACAACGGGGCGGAAGTTGTAAGATGGGAGCCTATTCCAGATCCATCTACAGGTTCTAGTTTGATTATGTCGAATCAGACATTCACAGATAGTAAGGGAAATACAAATCGGTGCTATGAAACCAGAATCCGTGTGACGATAGATGATAAAGAATATGAGATGCAGACACCCGTCATGAATGGTGCAAATCCGGTGAAAGACAATAGCATGAGCCAACAAAGGGTATGGAATAGCATGTGCAGAGCTTTTGTGAAATGCGTTGCTCTTAACACAGGATTAGGGTTTGATCTGTGGCTGAAAGAGGAGGACGGCGAAAATCCTGACATTCCACGCAATTTAGATATGCCAGCTTCAGAGCCAAAGATAAAATCCTTGAAAAATAAGTGTGCATCCTATGACGTCAATTTAGAAGAATGGCTTAATAAAAGGAATTGGAAGATAGAAACGTTGACAGAGGGACAGGCTGCATGGATGCTATCAGTTCTACAAAAACAACTTGGTGATGAATAA
- a CDS encoding phosphoenolpyruvate carboxykinase, whose amino-acid sequence MKRLWSIFTDDMDHCMYTGMYGVERHHVFSHTPGERKLCEKYGFIAPLHPKLHPNGVHAGTQAKEIDRDLRFRCREYYIAHYGTEEDFRREFFYTTANQYITK is encoded by the coding sequence ATGAAGAGACTTTGGAGTATTTTTACTGACGATATGGATCATTGTATGTATACAGGAATGTATGGAGTAGAAAGGCACCATGTATTCAGCCACACACCGGGAGAAAGAAAGCTCTGTGAAAAGTACGGTTTCATTGCGCCACTTCATCCGAAACTGCATCCAAACGGTGTACATGCTGGTACCCAGGCTAAGGAAATTGACAGAGATCTTCGTTTCCGCTGCAGAGAGTATTACATAGCACACTATGGAACAGAGGAGGACTTCCGAAGGGAGTTTTTCTATACAACAGCTAACCAATATATCACAAAGTAA
- a CDS encoding RusA family crossover junction endodeoxyribonuclease: MKHYMLIINGKLNNLNDYITACRTNPYKGAKVKAHNENIVKACIYEQLGRLRIQGPVYMKYRWFEPDRRRDLDNISSFGRKVIQDALVETHVLRNDGWTEITGFRDDFYIDRKNPRIEVEIEEVG, from the coding sequence ATGAAGCATTATATGCTAATCATCAACGGTAAGCTAAATAATCTGAACGATTATATTACAGCCTGCCGGACAAATCCGTATAAAGGAGCCAAGGTAAAGGCTCATAATGAGAATATTGTGAAAGCGTGTATTTATGAACAGCTCGGCAGACTCCGGATTCAAGGCCCTGTGTATATGAAATACAGATGGTTTGAACCGGATAGGCGGCGAGATCTTGATAATATCTCATCCTTTGGCAGGAAAGTGATACAGGATGCTCTGGTAGAAACACATGTCTTGCGAAATGATGGATGGACGGAGATCACAGGATTTCGTGATGATTTTTATATAGACAGAAAGAATCCAAGGATTGAAGTGGAAATCGAGGAGGTGGGATGA
- a CDS encoding HNH endonuclease, translating to MPNRIIKDSINESKGLSEVSFFAEDLYKRLITYADDYGRFNADCQIMRARLYPREIEIVSESDIEDALIELSGVGKVAFYTSYARKEIYGCLPKWSEHQRIRDSKNKCPDPDDTYVNDWYLRRFVPIKMKMDIIERDGFKCQICGRYISAADNAYAVVKMGSGLFHIDHIVPVSQGGRATMENLRLTCPKCNQSRKKKFTFDEILKMTRDLQKDAARCGELPKKSALIQSESKSESESKSYTGDVRLDGAILDFIEHRRKMRKPMTDRAIELMITKLKKLGKDTDEQIDIINQSIERGWQGVFPLEAVNNKQKSSFNNFKGRDYSGQIDDLTKALIEGGK from the coding sequence GTGCCGAATAGGATCATAAAAGATTCAATAAATGAAAGTAAGGGACTATCCGAGGTGAGCTTTTTTGCAGAAGATTTGTATAAACGTCTTATAACTTATGCCGACGACTACGGAAGATTTAATGCAGACTGTCAAATCATGCGTGCAAGACTTTATCCAAGGGAGATAGAGATTGTAAGTGAATCAGATATTGAAGATGCATTAATTGAACTATCCGGGGTAGGAAAAGTGGCGTTTTATACATCTTATGCGAGAAAAGAAATTTACGGATGTCTTCCAAAATGGTCTGAACACCAGAGGATAAGAGACAGTAAGAACAAGTGTCCAGACCCAGATGATACATATGTAAATGACTGGTATCTTCGCAGGTTTGTGCCTATAAAAATGAAGATGGATATCATAGAAAGAGATGGATTTAAGTGCCAGATATGTGGAAGGTATATTTCAGCAGCAGATAATGCCTATGCAGTTGTAAAAATGGGATCAGGATTGTTTCACATAGATCACATTGTACCTGTTTCACAAGGGGGCAGAGCCACAATGGAAAACTTGAGACTGACATGCCCAAAATGCAATCAATCAAGAAAAAAGAAGTTTACGTTTGATGAAATTCTTAAGATGACACGTGATTTGCAGAAAGATGCGGCGAGATGCGGCGAGTTGCCGAAAAAATCTGCCTTAATCCAATCCGAATCCAAATCCGAATCCGAATCCAAATCCTACACGGGCGACGTGCGCCTTGATGGTGCGATTTTAGATTTTATTGAGCACAGGAGAAAGATGCGGAAACCTATGACGGACAGAGCGATTGAGCTGATGATAACCAAGCTCAAAAAGCTCGGTAAGGATACGGATGAGCAGATAGATATCATCAACCAGTCCATTGAACGCGGCTGGCAGGGGGTTTTTCCGTTGGAAGCTGTAAACAATAAGCAGAAAAGTAGCTTTAACAACTTCAAAGGCCGCGACTACAGCGGTCAGATAGATGACCTGACAAAAGCCCTGATTGAAGGGGGAAAATAA
- a CDS encoding YopX family protein yields MREILFRAKRIDNGEWVEGNLITNERNEHKKYIGYIFDERNGVIEDFDIVEVIPNTICQYTGLKDKNEEKVFIGDIIRCTKGCPHEVIWMKEYAGTFIGGMPAVYLSGLDKGYAWTGEEEIVGNIFDSPERLKGGGSNEKTN; encoded by the coding sequence ATGAGAGAAATATTATTCCGTGCGAAGCGGATAGATAACGGAGAGTGGGTGGAAGGAAACCTTATCACAAATGAAAGGAACGAACATAAAAAATATATTGGTTACATATTTGACGAACGAAATGGAGTGATCGAGGATTTTGATATTGTAGAGGTTATACCGAATACGATTTGTCAGTACACTGGACTGAAAGACAAGAACGAAGAAAAGGTATTTATTGGAGATATCATCAGATGTACTAAAGGATGTCCGCATGAGGTAATCTGGATGAAAGAATATGCCGGAACATTTATTGGTGGGATGCCAGCTGTATACTTATCTGGTTTAGATAAAGGATACGCATGGACTGGTGAAGAGGAGATAGTCGGAAATATCTTTGATAGTCCAGAGCGGTTGAAAGGCGGTGGCAGCAATGAAAAAACTAACTAG
- a CDS encoding RNA polymerase subunit sigma-70 — protein sequence MDKKVLSDYIDACEFIKETEEEIKKLEKKRRIVQDKVKGSNPDFPYEQRSFNLGGTIETLAEAGLLARERQILETQKREAEELKLQVEEWMQEIPFRMQRIIRYKFFKELTWEEVATLMKCKGGGETIRKEVQRFMQKN from the coding sequence GTGGACAAAAAGGTTTTAAGTGATTATATCGACGCTTGTGAGTTTATCAAAGAGACAGAGGAAGAAATCAAGAAACTGGAAAAGAAACGCCGGATCGTACAGGATAAAGTAAAGGGAAGCAACCCGGATTTCCCTTATGAGCAGCGGTCTTTCAACCTAGGTGGCACGATTGAGACTTTGGCAGAAGCGGGATTGCTTGCTAGAGAGCGGCAGATCCTGGAGACACAGAAGAGGGAAGCGGAAGAATTAAAGCTGCAGGTGGAAGAGTGGATGCAGGAGATCCCCTTCCGGATGCAGCGGATTATCCGGTATAAGTTCTTTAAGGAGCTGACTTGGGAAGAGGTGGCTACGTTGATGAAATGTAAAGGTGGAGGAGAGACTATCAGAAAAGAAGTACAGAGGTTTATGCAAAAAAATTAA
- a CDS encoding DUF6680 family protein has protein sequence MSVQQAIVTLIGAIISGVLATCITIFINHRTEKIKLKQQLVDDIFGYKYQLTNSSTRSGIDVNANGFVRAMNRIPVVFNDEESILQAYDKFYDKALIADTKERSEKMNEALMDLLKLMCHSAHIKCDNWNDSRFKRTFNV, from the coding sequence ATGTCTGTACAACAAGCAATAGTAACTTTGATCGGAGCAATTATTTCTGGAGTATTAGCTACATGTATTACTATTTTCATAAACCACAGAACAGAAAAAATAAAGTTGAAGCAACAATTGGTAGATGATATCTTTGGATATAAATATCAATTAACAAATTCATCCACTCGTAGCGGTATTGATGTCAATGCGAATGGGTTTGTTAGGGCTATGAACAGGATTCCCGTTGTTTTTAATGACGAAGAAAGTATATTGCAGGCATATGACAAATTTTATGACAAAGCTCTTATAGCAGATACGAAAGAACGTTCGGAAAAAATGAATGAAGCACTAATGGATTTGTTGAAACTTATGTGTCATTCAGCGCATATAAAGTGCGATAATTGGAATGATAGTAGGTTCAAACGCACGTTTAATGTATAG
- the terS gene encoding phage terminase small subunit: MKLVEIASQLNVSEGTVRSWKNRYNFDGKSTATLQKNNRNVAKRKPGAPKGNKNAVGHGAPKGNQNATKHGLFSRYLPEDTREIFFSLDSEDPLDLLWDQIKLAYTAIMRAQQIMHVKDQEDMTKETIGSFDTGYTYNVQQAWDKQASFLQAQAKAQRELTSMIRQYEELLHKNWKLATKEQKVRIEQLKANTEKLKRDGNNNKEYGGVEIINDAPEEKSEDIRTDNSEVSASI, encoded by the coding sequence ATGAAGTTAGTTGAGATTGCAAGTCAACTAAACGTATCCGAGGGCACTGTAAGAAGTTGGAAAAACAGATACAACTTTGATGGGAAATCTACTGCAACGTTGCAAAAGAATAATCGCAACGTTGCGAAACGAAAACCCGGCGCACCCAAAGGCAATAAGAACGCTGTAGGGCATGGCGCTCCGAAAGGGAACCAGAACGCCACGAAGCACGGACTCTTCTCCCGGTATCTTCCAGAGGATACCCGGGAGATTTTCTTTTCCCTAGATTCTGAAGATCCATTGGATCTGCTGTGGGACCAGATCAAACTGGCATACACGGCGATCATGAGGGCACAGCAGATAATGCATGTCAAAGATCAGGAGGACATGACAAAAGAAACGATAGGTAGTTTTGATACTGGATATACCTACAACGTACAGCAGGCCTGGGATAAGCAGGCTTCCTTCCTGCAGGCACAGGCCAAGGCGCAAAGGGAGTTGACAAGCATGATCCGGCAGTATGAAGAGCTACTGCATAAGAACTGGAAGCTGGCAACGAAGGAACAAAAGGTAAGGATTGAGCAGCTTAAGGCCAATACAGAAAAACTCAAGCGAGACGGAAACAATAATAAGGAATATGGAGGAGTTGAGATTATTAATGACGCACCAGAAGAAAAGAGTGAGGATATCCGAACTGATAATTCCGAAGTATCTGCCTCTATTTAA
- a CDS encoding PBSX family phage terminase large subunit has protein sequence MTHQKKRVRISELIIPKYLPLFNDRQHKHIILTSGRAGTKSSFAAIRGDYQIVSDPYGSVVVLRKHHNKLRKTVYKEMLRGINRLEIPKNKFYITRSPMEITYQKYGTTMYFSGSDGVDDTKGIIDESKPIKLVIVDELTEFFDDGEGEEELANIEATFVRGNSSGFQMIYLYNPPKNPNAPINVWCKKMEQRDDCIHIHTDYRDVPDSWLGQDLINTALEMEKHDTKMYRWVWLGESTGVDDLIYYMFNDNHRHEPESEHYKLIGIGVDYGQQNATTYQAGGININKRKLEGLGEFYHSGRDSGKQKSPSDYAKELIKFADELHEIYSCRAFYVYIDPSAKGLAEEIKRLAMQTRNYGIVIKDADNDVAVGIQRVQKCLTYQIMTISERQENLIRELGTYEYDPKSIEAGKEKPIKIDDHCCDAWRYLTMGLWDKLKYFLPVGERDV, from the coding sequence ATGACGCACCAGAAGAAAAGAGTGAGGATATCCGAACTGATAATTCCGAAGTATCTGCCTCTATTTAATGACCGACAGCATAAGCATATTATATTGACTTCTGGTCGTGCCGGAACGAAATCCAGCTTCGCGGCTATTCGAGGGGATTATCAAATCGTATCGGATCCTTATGGTTCTGTTGTAGTGCTTCGTAAGCATCATAATAAATTGCGTAAAACGGTATATAAAGAAATGCTCCGAGGGATTAATCGTTTGGAGATTCCTAAAAATAAATTTTATATTACACGTTCACCAATGGAGATTACGTATCAGAAATATGGGACCACAATGTATTTTTCCGGATCAGACGGAGTGGATGATACGAAAGGTATCATCGATGAGAGCAAACCGATCAAGTTAGTTATTGTTGATGAGCTGACAGAGTTCTTCGACGATGGCGAGGGTGAGGAGGAGTTGGCAAATATCGAGGCAACGTTCGTCCGCGGTAATAGTTCAGGGTTTCAAATGATTTATTTATATAACCCTCCCAAGAATCCCAATGCCCCAATTAATGTGTGGTGTAAAAAGATGGAACAACGGGATGATTGTATACATATACACACAGATTATCGGGATGTTCCAGATAGCTGGCTTGGACAAGATTTGATTAATACAGCTTTGGAGATGGAGAAGCATGATACAAAGATGTATAGATGGGTGTGGTTGGGAGAATCTACAGGTGTTGATGATCTGATCTACTACATGTTTAACGATAATCACCGGCATGAACCGGAATCCGAGCATTATAAACTGATTGGAATTGGCGTGGATTATGGACAGCAAAATGCAACAACCTACCAAGCAGGGGGAATCAATATTAATAAGCGGAAATTGGAAGGTCTTGGTGAGTTTTATCACTCTGGAAGGGATTCTGGAAAGCAGAAAAGCCCGTCTGATTATGCAAAGGAACTGATAAAATTTGCGGACGAATTGCATGAGATATATTCTTGCCGTGCCTTTTATGTATATATTGACCCATCTGCAAAGGGGCTTGCTGAAGAAATTAAACGCTTAGCCATGCAGACAAGGAATTATGGGATTGTGATAAAAGATGCGGATAATGATGTGGCTGTCGGTATTCAGCGGGTGCAGAAATGTCTGACATACCAAATTATGACGATTTCTGAAAGACAAGAGAATCTGATCCGGGAGTTAGGAACGTATGAATATGATCCCAAGTCAATTGAGGCAGGAAAAGAAAAACCTATAAAGATTGACGATCATTGTTGTGATGCCTGGAGATATCTGACAATGGGATTATGGGATAAACTGAAATATTTTCTTCCGGTAGGAGAAAGGGATGTATGA